A genomic region of Gemmata massiliana contains the following coding sequences:
- a CDS encoding TIGR02996 domain-containing protein, with protein sequence MSEERHFLKRIRAKPDDRTIRLVYADWLEEHDNSQGELIRLEEEVRNLPIYSDRYWELKPRRRALLKSAKKPWLKQLGYGGTDYRPVFADVPADWKSRWRLIREFAERWYQIPVDDVGGPLKPFPRGKGESLEGGDSRTVDAAMSDPNVRDGLPPSLREWLLFIRDMQIGLKGFNDGSGDRHVFHDSGPRVGFLQGDGGREGCFVCDEHRHEPDPPVWWDWTTLNPLRDSARSIAPHVTTLALQYLLTQYEPQFGEPPAAQRMTKKVAHKLANYFPVRSSFDEIQIFERQNVIAFFFPESMFNMAGPALHVKVRPPADPEEVRELFR encoded by the coding sequence ATGTCCGAAGAACGGCACTTCCTGAAAAGGATTCGGGCCAAGCCCGATGATCGCACGATCCGACTGGTTTACGCCGACTGGCTGGAAGAGCACGACAACTCGCAGGGCGAACTGATTCGCCTTGAGGAAGAGGTCCGGAACTTACCGATCTATTCGGACCGGTACTGGGAACTGAAGCCGCGCCGCCGGGCACTTCTGAAGTCGGCGAAGAAGCCCTGGCTCAAGCAGTTGGGTTACGGTGGTACCGACTACCGGCCCGTGTTCGCCGATGTCCCGGCCGATTGGAAGTCGCGCTGGCGGCTCATCCGCGAGTTCGCCGAGCGCTGGTATCAGATCCCTGTGGACGACGTCGGCGGGCCGCTCAAACCCTTCCCGCGTGGGAAGGGAGAATCGTTGGAGGGAGGGGACAGCCGAACGGTGGATGCCGCGATGAGTGACCCGAACGTGCGCGACGGGCTGCCCCCGTCACTGCGCGAGTGGCTCTTGTTCATTCGCGATATGCAAATCGGGTTGAAGGGCTTCAACGACGGCTCTGGGGACCGACACGTCTTTCACGATTCGGGGCCGCGGGTCGGCTTTCTCCAGGGGGACGGCGGGCGAGAGGGCTGCTTTGTCTGCGACGAGCACCGGCACGAGCCCGACCCGCCGGTGTGGTGGGACTGGACCACGCTGAACCCACTCCGCGATTCGGCCCGATCGATCGCGCCGCACGTGACGACGCTCGCACTGCAGTACCTCCTGACACAGTACGAGCCGCAGTTCGGGGAACCGCCCGCGGCCCAACGGATGACGAAGAAGGTCGCACACAAACTGGCGAACTATTTCCCCGTGCGATCGAGCTTCGACGAGATCCAGATCTTCGAGCGGCAGAACGTGATTGCTTTTTTCTTCCCGGAGTCGATGTTCAATATGGCCGGTCCCGCCCTGCACGTGAAAGTGCGCCCGCCCGCGGACCCGGAGGAGGTCCGCGAGCTGTTTCGATAA
- a CDS encoding NAD(P)-dependent alcohol dehydrogenase → MSTRAFAAHSATTPLAPFSFARREPLATDVQIEILYCGVCHSDLHQARNEWSEFAGTVYPCVPGHEIVGRVTKVGKDVKKFKAGDFAAVGCMVDSCRTCPSCSRGLEQYCNHFPTLTYNGQDKRSGGVTYGGYSESIVVDEAFTLKVSDKANLAAVAPLLCAGITTYSPLRHWGAGPGKKVGIVGLGGLGHMGVKFARAFGAHVVLFTTSPNKIEDGKRLGAHEVVVSKNAADMAKHASSFDFVLDAVSAEHDINAYLSLLKLDGTLCLVGAPEKPLPVAAFNLLMPRRQFAGSAIGGIAETQEMLDFCAERGITSDVELIPIQKINEAYDRLLKGDVKYRFVIDMASLKQAA, encoded by the coding sequence ATGAGCACAAGAGCTTTCGCGGCCCATAGCGCAACGACCCCGCTCGCGCCGTTCTCGTTCGCGCGCCGGGAACCGCTCGCCACCGACGTACAGATCGAGATCCTGTACTGCGGCGTGTGCCACTCGGACCTGCACCAGGCGCGCAACGAGTGGAGCGAGTTCGCGGGCACCGTGTACCCGTGCGTTCCCGGGCACGAGATCGTCGGCCGCGTGACGAAGGTCGGCAAGGACGTGAAGAAGTTCAAGGCGGGCGATTTCGCCGCGGTCGGGTGCATGGTCGATTCGTGCCGCACATGCCCGAGTTGCTCCCGCGGGCTCGAACAGTACTGCAACCACTTCCCCACGCTCACCTACAACGGCCAGGACAAGCGCTCCGGCGGCGTCACCTACGGCGGGTACTCCGAGAGCATCGTGGTGGACGAAGCGTTCACCCTGAAGGTTTCGGACAAGGCGAACCTCGCGGCGGTGGCCCCGCTGCTGTGCGCCGGGATCACCACGTACTCGCCGCTGCGCCACTGGGGGGCCGGCCCCGGCAAGAAGGTCGGGATCGTGGGCCTCGGCGGGTTGGGGCACATGGGGGTGAAGTTCGCCCGCGCGTTCGGCGCGCACGTGGTGCTGTTCACCACCTCGCCGAACAAGATCGAGGACGGGAAGCGCCTCGGCGCCCACGAGGTGGTGGTGTCGAAGAACGCGGCGGACATGGCGAAGCACGCGAGCAGTTTCGACTTCGTGCTCGACGCGGTCTCGGCCGAGCACGACATCAACGCCTACCTGTCGCTGCTGAAGCTCGACGGCACGCTGTGCCTCGTCGGGGCGCCGGAGAAGCCGCTCCCGGTCGCGGCGTTCAACCTGCTCATGCCGCGGCGCCAGTTCGCCGGGTCCGCCATCGGGGGGATCGCGGAAACGCAGGAGATGCTCGACTTCTGCGCCGAGCGCGGGATCACGAGCGACGTGGAACTCATCCCGATCCAGAAGATCAACGAGGCCTACGACCGGCTCCTCAAGGGCGACGTGAAGTACCGGTTCGTCATCGACATGGCCTCACTGAAGCAGGCCGCTTAA
- a CDS encoding TIGR02996 domain-containing protein, which translates to MIGGEHEAFLGAIFKRPEDVTNRLVYADWLDEHDHPGGELIRLRQQLALPDLPKAKRTTLAARERKVLAKCDRDWLVLLERADWKQRYLQVRPANEYVADWQSRRKRLWSAPAQKAMSRALAAFEEEIGLPLPCSWKAFAHACGGGRLCGDWIWVPTKGGDMGQRQWSVWKTATNEQFDRLNVTAEVRSWIRSSVRFGNGSHGDILVWNTSRVTDPVRVEYEVVWLTSPYQDRIETFESFEAMWNTRVAETRNADGDEARPFEPE; encoded by the coding sequence ATGATCGGCGGTGAGCACGAGGCATTTCTGGGAGCGATTTTCAAGCGCCCCGAAGACGTGACCAACCGACTGGTCTACGCCGACTGGCTCGATGAACACGACCACCCCGGCGGTGAGTTGATCCGGCTGCGCCAGCAACTGGCGCTCCCCGACCTTCCCAAAGCAAAACGCACCACACTCGCCGCACGCGAGCGGAAGGTGCTCGCGAAATGCGACCGAGACTGGCTCGTCCTGCTCGAACGCGCCGACTGGAAGCAACGCTACCTCCAGGTGCGACCGGCGAACGAGTACGTGGCCGATTGGCAGAGCCGGCGGAAGCGCCTCTGGTCGGCCCCCGCTCAGAAAGCGATGAGTCGCGCGTTGGCCGCGTTCGAGGAGGAAATCGGTTTACCGTTACCCTGTTCTTGGAAGGCGTTCGCGCACGCCTGCGGTGGCGGTCGGTTGTGTGGCGACTGGATTTGGGTTCCCACCAAAGGCGGCGATATGGGTCAACGGCAGTGGTCGGTGTGGAAAACAGCTACCAATGAGCAATTTGACAGATTAAATGTTACTGCTGAGGTCCGTTCCTGGATTCGTAGTTCTGTGCGATTCGGAAACGGCTCCCACGGCGACATCCTTGTTTGGAATACGTCCCGGGTCACGGACCCTGTGCGGGTGGAGTACGAGGTCGTTTGGCTGACTTCTCCGTATCAGGACCGCATTGAGACTTTCGAGTCGTTTGAAGCGATGTGGAACACGCGGGTGGCAGAAACGCGGAATGCGGATGGTGACGAGGCAAGGCCCTTTGAGCCGGAGTAG
- a CDS encoding AraC family transcriptional regulator, with the protein MGDQRLKDLGAAIDRQTRTDGVHPTVVPELTLYRFSAPTQPTAVLYEPSLCLIAQGSKVVHLADELYRYDPAQFLLVSVDLPVTGKIIEGSPELPYLALRIGLDAGVVGELVADGAAPESRAPDRGLAVSPVEAPLLDAVARLVDLLEQPRDVTALAPLVLREITYRILTGEQGTRLRQITAVGGPAQRIARAIRWLKDHFAEPLSIDALAREVRMSASALHHHFKRVTALSPLQYQKRLRLQEARRLMLGEGLDAASAAFRVGYESPSQFSREYRRLFGAPPKADVVSLQQEPVPLRV; encoded by the coding sequence GTGGGTGACCAAAGGTTGAAGGACTTGGGCGCGGCGATCGACCGACAAACGCGCACGGACGGCGTCCACCCGACGGTCGTACCCGAACTGACGCTGTACCGGTTCTCCGCCCCGACGCAACCGACCGCGGTACTTTACGAACCGTCACTGTGTCTGATCGCGCAGGGCAGCAAGGTCGTCCACCTCGCGGATGAACTATACCGCTACGATCCGGCGCAGTTCCTGCTCGTTTCGGTGGATCTGCCGGTCACCGGGAAAATCATTGAGGGATCGCCGGAGTTACCCTACCTCGCGCTGCGGATCGGTTTAGACGCCGGCGTGGTCGGGGAACTGGTAGCTGACGGTGCCGCGCCGGAGTCGCGTGCGCCCGATCGGGGGCTCGCGGTCAGCCCGGTCGAGGCGCCGTTACTGGACGCCGTCGCGCGGCTCGTCGATTTGCTGGAACAGCCGCGTGACGTGACGGCGCTCGCGCCGCTCGTGCTCCGCGAGATCACTTACCGGATACTGACGGGGGAGCAGGGCACGCGACTGCGCCAGATCACGGCCGTGGGCGGCCCGGCGCAGCGGATCGCGCGGGCGATTCGGTGGCTGAAGGACCACTTCGCCGAGCCGCTCAGCATCGACGCGCTGGCACGCGAGGTCCGCATGAGCGCCTCAGCGCTTCACCACCACTTCAAACGGGTGACCGCGCTCAGCCCGCTCCAGTACCAGAAGCGGCTCCGGCTCCAGGAGGCCCGGCGCCTGATGCTCGGCGAGGGACTGGACGCGGCATCGGCGGCGTTCCGCGTGGGGTACGAGAGCCCGTCCCAGTTCAGCCGCGAGTACCGCCGACTCTTCGGCGCGCCGCCGAAAGCGGACGTCGTGTCGCTCCAGCAGGAGCCCGTGCCTCTGCGCGTGTGA
- a CDS encoding efflux RND transporter periplasmic adaptor subunit, with protein MLPLEAPTDPAPPRRPPLPAPVRPARKPGRSARTVRLAGAALVVTAIGWGAPKLWPKHRVEDVLTATASVGDLDIVVSDKGELESAESVQVMCEVEGGGKITTILPEGTPVKKGDVVARFDTDVLQKGINEQEVKWEQAEGKVKAAVSELEVQKNKAESEIAKAELARTLADIDLEAYQSEYQAELDKRKGTLEIGKKELKEAEDALTFTRSMAKKGFTQLEQVRVMELAFEGKKYGVLQQETDLTVFTKFTKRRKTTELEAKAKDTIRDLERTIKSQAAATEKATNEVSAARKTAELEKRQLGRLKEQLGKCEVKAPGSGIVIYFKRIWDESSRIRPGAQVFFQQPIFNLPDLGRMNVKMKVHESVVKKVRPGLQTTMKIDALPGHVLHGKVVSVATLAQGDDWRGSGVKEYETVVSIADLPTDSGLRPGMSAEVKILAKTIPGALTVPVQSVTESGGRHVCYVVTGADIERREVTIGDGSDQLVQVLEGLSAGERVALDARSRASGEAGTGPSAQPDAAKDNKDKSAKPK; from the coding sequence ATGCTGCCCCTCGAAGCCCCGACCGACCCGGCCCCGCCGCGCCGGCCCCCGCTCCCCGCGCCGGTGCGCCCGGCCCGTAAGCCCGGCCGGTCCGCGCGCACCGTGCGCCTCGCGGGCGCGGCCCTCGTGGTCACCGCGATCGGCTGGGGGGCTCCCAAACTCTGGCCCAAGCACCGCGTCGAAGACGTGCTGACCGCCACCGCCTCCGTCGGCGACCTCGACATCGTAGTATCGGACAAGGGCGAGCTCGAGAGCGCCGAGTCGGTCCAGGTGATGTGCGAGGTCGAGGGCGGCGGCAAGATCACCACCATTCTGCCCGAGGGAACGCCCGTCAAGAAGGGCGACGTGGTCGCCCGGTTCGACACCGACGTGCTCCAAAAGGGCATCAACGAACAAGAGGTGAAGTGGGAGCAGGCCGAGGGCAAAGTGAAGGCCGCGGTCAGCGAGCTCGAGGTCCAGAAGAACAAGGCCGAGAGCGAGATCGCGAAGGCGGAACTGGCCCGCACGCTCGCCGACATCGACCTCGAAGCGTACCAGAGCGAGTACCAAGCCGAACTGGATAAGCGGAAGGGCACGCTGGAGATCGGCAAGAAGGAGCTGAAAGAGGCCGAGGACGCCCTGACGTTCACCCGCTCGATGGCCAAAAAGGGGTTCACGCAACTGGAGCAGGTCCGGGTGATGGAACTGGCGTTCGAGGGGAAGAAGTACGGCGTGCTGCAGCAGGAAACCGACCTCACAGTGTTCACCAAATTCACAAAGAGGCGGAAGACGACCGAACTGGAAGCCAAGGCCAAGGACACGATCCGCGACCTGGAGCGGACGATCAAGAGCCAGGCCGCGGCCACCGAAAAGGCCACCAACGAGGTGAGCGCCGCCCGCAAGACCGCCGAACTGGAGAAGCGCCAGCTCGGGCGCCTCAAGGAGCAGCTCGGCAAGTGCGAGGTGAAAGCCCCCGGGAGCGGCATCGTCATCTACTTCAAGCGCATATGGGACGAGTCGTCCCGCATCCGCCCCGGCGCGCAGGTGTTCTTCCAGCAGCCGATCTTCAACCTCCCGGACCTGGGGCGGATGAACGTGAAGATGAAGGTCCACGAGTCGGTGGTGAAGAAGGTCCGCCCGGGATTGCAGACGACGATGAAGATCGACGCGCTGCCGGGCCACGTGCTGCACGGCAAGGTCGTGTCGGTCGCCACGCTCGCGCAGGGCGACGACTGGCGCGGGTCCGGGGTCAAGGAATACGAGACGGTCGTCTCCATCGCGGACCTGCCGACGGACTCCGGGCTGCGCCCGGGCATGTCGGCGGAGGTCAAGATCCTGGCCAAGACGATACCGGGCGCGCTGACCGTCCCGGTCCAGTCGGTGACCGAGTCCGGCGGCCGGCACGTGTGCTACGTGGTCACAGGCGCCGACATTGAGCGACGCGAGGTCACCATCGGCGACGGGAGCGACCAACTCGTCCAGGTGCTCGAAGGGCTGAGCGCCGGCGAGCGCGTCGCCCTTGATGCCCGCAGTCGGGCGTCCGGCGAAGCGGGCACCGGCCCGTCCGCGCAACCGGACGCCGCAAAGGACAACAAGGACAAGAGCGCGAAGCCGAAGTGA
- a CDS encoding TolC family protein, translating to MRRAALPVLIAITLAVGCTRAHYRKSADRAAYPIVADREALGPGYGIGRLQLEPPPGSRLADPFNPDHPPKPPDDRAAGALMDHPYKFHGSRWWGKDGHTDLIEPVGWEAALAPDDRGTVYLNQNKSAEVALLNSREYQTALEDVYLSALSLTLNRFEFDLRWFGRNATAFNHAGLPEPNGSSTLTSNSDLGFNRNFAAGGQLLIDFANSIVYTSTGDNPQVRSNLLFNLTQPLLRNFGRKVRLEGLTQSERDVLYAVRDFARFRKSFYVSVAVQSGGYLDLLLAVQTLRNSEANLKRQEETYRLYAELFRGGRASVVEVDQFYQSFQGARQDVLNTRVALEGAKDQFKLVLGLPPRLPIELDVTPLDPFVLTDPKLEQLRDDLEAFQRARLQELDAPPSVEVLRRVFTALRDLAKNGPSAVTSAGADLDAFGRQLDHPARPTDDPEQRARDRATYTALKTALTEEAADLEKATARIERDAAGVTEETRKAAWEASVEGAKLFLTALDGVIAVQTQARIYRIELPEVNVSQGPALAFAKENRLDLQNRLGQATDAWRKVTVAANALRGGVDVVASANLTTDPERNQPLRFSSELSTYTVGLQFDGPLNRVAERNAYRLSLITYQRAKRSVVELSDRIEFQIRQDIRELERTRASFAIARQQVLSAARQYENSRLNLIGPKDRRTANDSTTLALIQALSALQAARNALAANFVLFEQRRLQLLLDLEELQLDDRGFPTNAAPRSPDRPGPAAPAPAPRAGAPGP from the coding sequence ATGCGTCGCGCCGCGCTACCGGTCCTCATAGCGATTACCCTCGCGGTCGGTTGCACGCGCGCGCACTACCGCAAATCGGCCGACCGCGCCGCGTACCCGATCGTGGCCGACCGGGAAGCGCTCGGGCCGGGCTACGGGATCGGCCGGCTCCAGTTGGAACCGCCCCCCGGGTCGCGGCTCGCGGACCCGTTCAACCCCGACCACCCGCCCAAACCGCCGGACGACCGGGCGGCCGGCGCCCTCATGGACCACCCGTACAAGTTCCACGGCTCGCGCTGGTGGGGCAAGGACGGGCACACGGACCTGATCGAACCGGTCGGGTGGGAGGCCGCGCTCGCCCCGGACGACCGGGGCACCGTCTACCTGAACCAGAACAAGTCCGCCGAGGTCGCGCTGCTCAACAGCCGCGAATACCAGACTGCGCTCGAAGACGTCTATCTGTCGGCGCTGTCGCTCACGCTCAACCGGTTCGAGTTCGACCTCCGCTGGTTCGGCCGCAACGCCACCGCCTTCAACCACGCCGGGCTCCCGGAACCGAACGGGTCGAGCACTCTGACCTCGAACTCGGACCTCGGGTTCAACCGCAACTTCGCCGCCGGGGGGCAGTTGCTCATCGATTTCGCCAACAGCATCGTTTACACGTCCACCGGGGATAACCCCCAGGTGCGCTCGAACCTACTGTTCAACCTGACCCAGCCGCTGCTGCGCAACTTCGGCCGCAAGGTCCGGCTAGAGGGGCTGACGCAGTCCGAGCGGGACGTGCTGTACGCGGTCCGCGATTTCGCCCGGTTCCGCAAGTCGTTTTACGTGTCGGTGGCGGTGCAGAGCGGCGGGTACCTCGACCTGCTGCTGGCCGTGCAAACGCTGCGCAACTCCGAAGCGAACCTGAAGCGGCAGGAAGAGACGTACCGGCTGTACGCGGAACTGTTCCGCGGCGGGCGCGCGTCGGTCGTCGAAGTGGACCAGTTCTACCAGAGCTTCCAGGGGGCTCGGCAGGACGTCCTCAACACCCGGGTCGCGCTGGAGGGGGCCAAGGACCAGTTCAAACTGGTTCTCGGGCTGCCCCCGCGGTTGCCGATCGAACTCGACGTGACCCCGCTCGACCCGTTCGTCCTCACCGACCCCAAGCTCGAACAGCTCCGGGACGACCTGGAGGCGTTCCAGCGCGCCCGGTTGCAGGAACTCGACGCGCCGCCGTCGGTCGAGGTGCTGCGCCGGGTGTTCACCGCGCTCCGGGATCTCGCGAAGAACGGGCCGAGCGCGGTCACCTCCGCCGGGGCCGATCTCGACGCCTTCGGGCGCCAGCTCGACCACCCGGCCCGACCCACGGACGATCCCGAGCAGCGGGCGCGCGACCGGGCCACCTACACCGCCCTCAAGACCGCACTGACCGAGGAGGCCGCGGACCTGGAGAAGGCCACGGCCCGGATCGAGCGCGACGCGGCCGGGGTCACCGAGGAGACCCGCAAGGCCGCGTGGGAGGCGTCAGTCGAGGGGGCGAAGCTGTTCCTCACCGCGCTCGACGGGGTGATCGCGGTTCAAACGCAGGCGCGGATCTACCGGATCGAGCTACCGGAAGTGAACGTGTCCCAGGGGCCGGCCCTGGCGTTCGCCAAGGAGAACCGGCTCGACCTCCAGAACCGGCTCGGACAGGCCACGGACGCCTGGCGCAAAGTGACGGTCGCCGCGAACGCGCTGCGCGGGGGCGTGGACGTGGTCGCGTCCGCGAACCTGACCACGGACCCGGAGCGGAACCAGCCGCTCAGGTTCTCCTCCGAACTGAGCACGTACACGGTCGGGCTCCAGTTCGACGGCCCGCTCAACCGGGTGGCCGAGCGGAACGCCTACCGCCTGAGCCTGATTACCTACCAGCGGGCCAAGCGCTCGGTCGTTGAGTTGTCCGACCGGATCGAGTTCCAGATCCGCCAGGACATACGAGAACTCGAACGGACTCGCGCGTCGTTCGCGATCGCGCGGCAACAGGTGCTCTCCGCGGCCCGCCAGTACGAGAACTCGCGCCTCAACCTGATCGGCCCAAAGGACCGGCGCACGGCCAACGACTCGACCACACTCGCACTGATCCAGGCACTGAGCGCCCTGCAAGCGGCGCGCAACGCGCTGGCCGCGAATTTCGTACTTTTCGAGCAGCGCCGGCTGCAGCTCTTGTTAGATTTAGAGGAACTGCAACTTGATGACCGGGGGTTCCCAACCAATGCTGCCCCTCGAAGCCCCGACCGACCCGGCCCCGCCGCGCCGGCCCCCGCTCCCCGCGCCGGTGCGCCCGGCCCGTAA
- a CDS encoding ankyrin repeat domain-containing protein — translation MDPFNLRGELLPEEQVWQDILERAYAAVDAHDPAGAIAAVTGHPRFASTFWSLPLLQYAIESGAVGAVGALLRAGVSADAVDELGATPLMIAAAVGNIEIVRLLLDAGADPNVLPEQHDRDVDPGQCGRSALYEALIREHRAVIDLLAPVTRPDIRALAEEAAARDRPPRN, via the coding sequence ATGGACCCGTTCAACTTGAGGGGAGAGCTGTTGCCCGAGGAGCAGGTGTGGCAGGACATCCTGGAACGCGCTTACGCGGCGGTCGACGCGCACGACCCGGCCGGCGCGATTGCGGCAGTGACCGGTCACCCGCGGTTCGCGAGCACGTTCTGGTCGCTTCCGCTGCTTCAGTACGCGATCGAATCCGGTGCCGTCGGTGCGGTAGGTGCCCTGTTGCGCGCTGGGGTATCGGCCGACGCGGTGGACGAACTCGGGGCGACCCCGCTGATGATCGCGGCAGCGGTGGGGAACATCGAGATCGTCCGGTTGCTACTCGATGCCGGTGCCGACCCGAACGTCCTCCCGGAGCAGCACGACCGGGACGTCGATCCGGGTCAGTGCGGTCGCAGCGCCTTGTACGAAGCCCTCATCAGGGAGCACCGGGCGGTAATCGATTTGCTTGCTCCGGTCACTCGGCCGGATATCCGCGCTCTGGCCGAGGAAGCCGCTGCGCGCGATCGCCCTCCGCGCAACTAA
- a CDS encoding DUF1349 domain-containing protein: MRATPVVLPVALAVLMVFGAGAKFLAPPEQSVRAPNPNPPPPPVLVATETFNGKFQLRWKPVRPDEDHVSWTKNRGALTITTQRGTIHGDETGNKESQARNIYLIDNPLPDDADFEIVTCIAGFAPKQQYQQAALILYNDDDNYVKWSYEFSYVNNGSVALGLIRETKAKPEHDHVAVPEKADEKLWLRLTKRKNSYEYASSTDGKEFAVHGEREWGDKGPQRIGILAKNGGLADVPEVDVCFSRFELRSPPAPRKGPAPDRNQQ, encoded by the coding sequence ATGAGAGCCACACCCGTGGTACTGCCCGTCGCGCTCGCGGTCCTGATGGTGTTCGGCGCGGGGGCGAAGTTTCTAGCGCCCCCGGAGCAGTCGGTCCGCGCGCCCAACCCGAACCCGCCGCCGCCCCCGGTGCTAGTGGCCACCGAGACGTTCAACGGCAAGTTCCAACTGCGCTGGAAGCCGGTCCGCCCCGACGAGGACCACGTCTCGTGGACGAAGAATAGGGGTGCGCTGACGATCACGACCCAGCGCGGCACGATCCACGGGGACGAGACCGGCAACAAGGAGTCGCAGGCCCGGAACATTTACCTCATCGATAACCCGCTGCCGGACGACGCCGATTTCGAGATCGTCACCTGTATCGCGGGCTTCGCGCCCAAGCAGCAGTACCAGCAGGCCGCGCTGATCCTTTACAACGACGACGACAATTACGTGAAGTGGAGCTACGAGTTCAGCTACGTCAACAACGGTTCCGTCGCGCTGGGCCTCATCCGCGAGACGAAGGCGAAGCCGGAACACGACCACGTCGCGGTGCCCGAAAAGGCCGACGAGAAGTTGTGGCTGCGGCTGACCAAGCGAAAGAACAGCTACGAGTACGCCAGCAGCACTGACGGTAAGGAGTTCGCGGTCCACGGCGAGCGCGAGTGGGGCGATAAGGGGCCGCAGCGGATCGGCATCCTGGCGAAGAACGGCGGCCTGGCCGACGTGCCCGAGGTGGACGTGTGCTTTTCGCGCTTCGAGTTGCGCTCGCCCCCGGCGCCCCGGAAAGGCCCAGCACCGGACCGCAATCAACAGTAA
- a CDS encoding ABC transporter permease, whose product MKFLPTIPSRFIHPLKLGLRSLAAHRLRTLLTALGIVLGVASVIVMLAVGEAARYQALKQLEDLGATTILLRSVKPTDEPTQRQGVDLLAYGLTFRDLERIRATVPTVTAATPMREYRKTVRNLDKKMEVRVIGVTPDFLRQHNIRLTAGRGIEGGDDESFAPVAVLGSAAAETLFPTQDPIGRAVTLESPDRSRAFTVIGIAAPKTLAAAGADSGDADFNKVMFIPFQTDRVRLGVELMTMKAGSFSVEKLEISQVTVRVGDVADVPRTAKALQSLLDQFHPRKDVTLSVPLDLLRKAEETQRLFTLILGSIAGISLLVGGIGIVNIMLATVTERTREIGIRRALGARQRDIASQFLAEAVLLSGCGGIVGVALGIGLAFVVSGVIGLPTIIRLWSPLLAVGVALVVGLISGVLPARRAARLDPVEALRHV is encoded by the coding sequence ATGAAATTTCTGCCGACGATCCCGTCCCGGTTCATTCACCCGCTCAAGCTCGGGTTGCGGAGCCTCGCCGCCCACCGGCTGCGGACGCTACTGACGGCGCTCGGCATCGTGCTCGGGGTCGCGTCGGTGATCGTCATGCTGGCCGTCGGCGAAGCGGCCCGGTACCAGGCGCTCAAGCAGCTCGAAGACCTCGGGGCCACGACGATCCTGTTGCGGAGCGTCAAGCCCACCGATGAACCGACCCAGCGCCAGGGCGTGGACCTGCTCGCCTACGGCCTCACGTTCCGGGATCTGGAGCGCATCCGCGCGACCGTGCCGACCGTGACCGCGGCCACCCCGATGCGCGAGTACCGCAAAACGGTCCGCAACCTGGACAAGAAAATGGAGGTCCGGGTGATCGGGGTCACTCCGGACTTCCTGCGTCAGCACAACATCCGGCTCACCGCGGGGCGCGGGATCGAGGGGGGCGACGATGAGTCCTTCGCGCCGGTCGCGGTCCTCGGCTCGGCGGCGGCGGAGACCCTGTTCCCGACCCAAGACCCGATCGGCCGGGCCGTCACCCTGGAGAGCCCGGACCGGTCGCGCGCGTTCACCGTGATCGGCATCGCCGCGCCGAAGACACTGGCCGCGGCCGGGGCCGATAGCGGAGACGCCGATTTCAACAAGGTGATGTTCATCCCCTTCCAGACGGACCGGGTTCGGCTCGGGGTCGAGCTGATGACCATGAAGGCCGGGTCGTTCTCGGTCGAGAAGTTGGAGATCAGTCAGGTGACGGTGCGCGTCGGGGACGTGGCCGACGTGCCGCGCACGGCCAAGGCCCTCCAGTCGCTCCTGGACCAGTTCCACCCGCGCAAGGACGTGACGCTCAGCGTCCCGTTGGACCTCCTGCGCAAGGCCGAGGAGACCCAGCGGCTGTTCACGCTGATCCTCGGGTCGATCGCCGGCATCTCGCTCCTGGTCGGCGGGATCGGGATCGTCAACATCATGCTCGCAACGGTAACCGAGCGCACCCGCGAGATCGGCATCCGCCGCGCGCTCGGGGCCAGACAGCGCGACATCGCCTCGCAGTTCCTGGCTGAGGCTGTTCTCCTGTCGGGGTGCGGGGGGATCGTCGGGGTCGCACTGGGGATCGGACTCGCGTTCGTGGTGAGCGGGGTGATCGGGCTGCCGACGATCATCCGCTTGTGGTCGCCGCTGCTGGCGGTCGGGGTGGCGCTGGTGGTCGGGCTGATATCCGGTGTGCTCCCGGCGCGCCGGGCCGCCCGCCTCGACCCGGTCGAAGCGCTCCGGCACGTGTGA